The sequence ACCGATTTCATCTCCGGCATCGTTGGCTTGAGCGAGGGAGAGCGACGACCGTTTGCTAAAGGCGTAGCAGAGGGCCGTTTTTTTCTGCTTTGTCCGAAATTCCGGAGGCAGCGAGACTACTCCTTTATAGGAGAGATGCAAGGCTTTAATCTCGGGGATGAATTCTTTAATCTCCTGCAGCGCTCTTTCGGCCGACCGTTCAACTTCCTTCGTAAGGGGATAGTCGGTCAGTTCGGTCGCTTCTTGGTTCTTCTCAGGCATGTAGACATATTCCATCGCAAAAGCGGCAGGGCTAATGAGGAGGTTGGCCGCCAACAGGAACGTGACAATTTTTAAACCACCTGTAATTCTCACCACATCTACTCCCTTGAATTTAATTCTATATATTTCAATATTTTCATTTCGATAGTTATTCGACAGTTTTTAACTCGATTCCTTCTAAGGCGTTTACCTCTTCGTTGGCATGTTTCACCTCTTTCTTGTGTTCATAAGCACAAGAAAGAGGTACGATTTGGGTCATACAGGCGAGGTGTGCTGAAACCTATCCTGGGCGATGACAAAGACGAGGAGGAAAAACGATGAATCACCTTATTCTCTATGCCCACCCGAACCCCAAAAGCTTCAACGCCGCTATTCTCGACACCACGGTGTCAAAACTGGAAAGCAAAGGCCATACCGTGGTGGTGCGAGACCTCTACAAAATGAATTTTAATCCCCTGCTGCAGGGTTCTGATTTCGAGTTGTTCCAGTCGGGCAAGAAACCGGCTGATGTTGAGCAAGAGCATGGTTACATCGGGAGCGCCGACGTCATCACGCTGATCTATCCCATTTGGTGGACCGGAATGCCGGCTATCTTAAAAGGGTACATTGAGCGGGTTTTCTGCTATGGATTTGCCTACCAGTATAGCGAAGAAGGGTTCCCCGTCGGTCTCCTGACAGGAAAAAAAGGATTTATCATAAACACCCAAGGAACGCCTTGTGAATTGTACGACTCGACAGGCATGACCGAGGCGTTGAAAAAAACTTCCGACACGGGCATTCTCGCCTTTTGCGGGCTCGAGTCGGTCGGTCATCTCTTCTTTGGCGCCGTGCCGACTGTCGACGACTCCGCTCGTCAAGCCATGCTGAAAGAGTTGAAGAGTACACTGACCGAATTATTTTAGTCGAACGAAAACGATGTAGAAGACGGCATACCCCTCGCTTTCAGCGATGGGGTATGCCGTCTTTCTTACTGCTCATCGGCGTTCCAATTGGGGTTGAAACGAAAAAACTGGGCTGGTCGATGTGCCGCATCGGTCTTTTTTTGATTCGTCTCGATCACCATCGGCGCAATCTTCCGGCGTAAGTCAGCTATGCCAATTTCCTTGCCTAAAATCAGTTCGTAGACCTGCTGGAGTTCCTCTAAAGTAAACCGTTCGGGCACAAGCTGAAAAGCGACATCTGTCCACTCGATTTTTTTCTTCAAATGGTCGATGGCGTAGAGGATGACGGCGGCGTGATCAAAGGCGATCCCGTCGCGCTCGATCACTTCTCTCTCAACGCTGACATATCGTCCCTGTACGGACTTTGTCACCTTCACCAGGGCCGAGACCTGATCGACATCGCTTTCCAGGCTCACCCGTTGAAGGCTCTCCATGACGTATCCCTTGTCCTGTTCTACCCTTTTTGCCAGTTCTTCTTTGGTTTTGACGACATACCACCGCGCATCGGAAGCGTCGTCTCCAGCCTCGACGCCGAGGTTCGATGAGTCGACAAGACTCACATAGGATGTGCTGATGATGCGTTTGCGCGGATCCCGTTTCGGATCGCCCCAGGTGTAGAGTTGTTCCAGGTATAGGCCTGCTACCTTCGTTTCTTCCTCCAATTCGCGTCTCGCCGCGTCATCAAGACTCTCCTGTTCCCCGACAAAGCCGCCGGGAAAGGCCACGTGGCCGATATAAGGGTGATCGGCCCGCTTGATCATGAGGAGTTTCAGTTCTTTTCCGGGGACTTTTCGTTCATTCTGTTCTGCTTCTGAAGTAACCGTAAAGACCAGCACATCGACGGTGACAGAGGGATTCTTATACTGATCGGGATTGTAGCGATCCAAGAACTCCGCTTCTGTCAACCCTGCTTTATTCCGTAGCGGAAAAGGATTCATCGCCGCCTCCCCAACCGGAATCCATGCCGTAAAAACTCGACGGCCTTGCCCAGCAGATCATCGGTCTGTTCCTGCTCGCTCGATTCACCAGGCTGCCCTGTTTGCAACTTACCCGACTCGTCAACGGGATAGGGCCGTGAGCCGTCACCGGCATCCCCTCTCAGTCTCGCCATCGAAGCATCGGGCAGTCCGGCGACAAAGTCAGATACATCGCGGCGAGATGGCCGTTCGTCCACATTAGGCTCTCCTCCGCCGCCTGCCATGGGCGACTGCCGCACCTGCCGCAACTCCTGGCGCATGCTCTCCTGTCCCTTTTGCAGCTCTTCCCGCAGGGCTTCCGAGTGCTCCAACTGGGCCCGGGTGATCTCCAACTCATCACGCAGGGATGTGAGCAGCGCTGGCGAGCAGGAATCGATGAGGTCGTGAAGCCCTTTGACTTCCCGCTGAAGGCGCTCCAACTCCTCTTTGATGAGCAGATCGTGAATCTCCTCGTAGAGGCGGGCCTTGCCGACAATCAACGCTTCCTCCGGCGACCGGGGGCGTCCTTCCGGCGGCGCGTCGAGTTCCTCCCGAAAACCCAGGCGCCCCTTCAACTCGCGGTTCTCCTGCTCGAGCAGGAAGAGAAACTCCGACAACTGTTCGCGCCGCTCCTCCGAGCGTCCCAGTTCCATCTCTGATGTAGACGCCTTCTGGCGCAGTTCCTCCAGCACCAGCGGTTCTGTCTCCTCTAGGCGGGCGAGCAGTCGCTTGTTTTCAGCCTCCAGGCGGTCCCGCTCCTCCTCGACGAGCATGCGGCGGAACTCCTCTTTCCGGCGGACCTTCTCCACCTCGGCGGCCACATCGGGCGGCGCCTCCGGCACGATGCCGCCGCCCTCCAGCAGGGATGCCTTGCGTTGCAGGTCGTCTCTTTCTTTTTCCAGGTCAAACAACTGGTTGAGGGCAACCCGCCGGCGCTCTTCAGAGCGCTTCAGTTCCCCCTCGATCTGGTCGAGGCGCTGTTCCAATTCTTCGACGCGCTGCGGACTGGCAGCGGCCAGCTGCGCCGTCAAGTCGCTGTTTTCCCTGCGCAAGCGGCTCAACTCGGAGGCGAAACGGGAACGATCCTTCTGGGTCTGATCCAGGACGGCCTCTTTCAGCCGCGTCGTCTCACGGGGTCCCTTCCAGATGGACCAGCAGCGGCTGACGATGCGCTGCACGGCCAGATGCGGGTTGTCCAGCCACTCGTCGACCCGCCAATAGCCGAAGGGCTTCACCTTGCAGTCGGGCTGGACGAGAATGGTGTACAGGCCGTTCTGAGCGAGCGCCCGCAGGACGGCCTGGTCGTCAAAGAGCAGAAAGTCATCGGCCTCCTGCTGGACGAGCAAAAGGAACTGTCCGCCGGCGCGAGCGGCCTTTGTAATGGCTGAGGCCACCTCATCGGCCTTGTTCATGTCAGCCGTATGCAACCGCAGTTGGAAACGGCGACCTTGCTGCAGTTGGTGGCGGAGTCCCAGCAGGGCCGCATCTTTTTCGCCGATCACCATGTGAACCCGCACCGACCCGCGCGCCGCGTCAACGGGCCACTCTCGCCGGGGCCGGCGCCCCAGCAGCCCTTCAGCTGCCATGCCTTTCGCCCGCAAGCGCCGCGGCATATCTCCGGCGGCGATCGGTTCAAGGTTTTTCACCTGCAGCCATTCGAGCCGCTTCCCTCGCTTGCTCGAAGGCCAGACGACGGGATGGCCCACGGCGGTGACGACCATGCCCGGCCGGAGGCGCGACGCCAGGTTCTCCGGCACCATCCAATACATGGTGCGGCCTTCCTCGTCCAGAACCGACCAGAGGCATGCCTGGCCGATGGGCATCCGTTCGGTCAGCAACTCGGCTTTGACCCGAAACTCCAGTCCGGCCAGGGCTTCTTTGGCTTCTTTCCCCAAGGTATGATTCAAGCCGTCAAAAAAGGCGCGGGCCGTAAAACGCTTCACCTGTTTTCGCTCACCTTTCTGCCGGTTTCCCTGATCAAGGCGCTATGTCTGCTGTTGCGCCTCGCGGTTTTACTCGGGCTTTCCCTGCGATCTTTCGCTCCTTCAGCCCCATCTGCTTCCTTGTCTTTTCCACATGGGGCCGGGCTTTCCCTGCCGGATAAAAAAACCACCTCTGTTTAGAGGCGGCTTGGCGCGCTCCTTCCTGCCACCAAAAAGGAAAGAGCGACACTGATGGCGGATCGGCGATCGGCTCATTTTTAGCTTCCGGGAAGGATCTCCTGAAGGGAGAGTTCCTTTTCGTGGCGCAAATGCACCAGGTAAGGGCTGACCACTTTGCGCCCGAAGGCGTCTTGGGTGACCAGCACAGTCGGTTGGAGGGGCGAGCTTTCCAAGAAGTCCACCACATACCCTTCGTCACCGGTGCTGAGGCGAACCCGCATGTGCAGCAGCAACTCCCGCAACCGTTCGATCAACACGCTGACGATATGCAAGTCAAGGTGACTCCTCGATTGCCGGCAAAGGATGTCGACGGCGTGCAACTGGTCCATGGAGGCGCGGTGGGGCCGTTCGGCCGTGAGCGCCGAAAACACGTCGGCGACGGCGACGACGCGAGCATAGAGATGAATCCGGGGATAGCGCAACCCCTGGGGATAGCCGGTCCCGTCGCAGTGCTCGTGATGCTGAAGGACGCAGTACAACTGGGCGTCCGTCAGATCCATGCCGGTCTCTTGAAAATATTTCACACCGAAGACGGGGTGCTTTTTGATCATCTCAAACTCTTTGCCATTGAGCGCGCTCTTTTTGTTGAGGACGCTGCGCGGGATATAGATCTTCCCCACATCGTGGAGGATCGCTCCGACGGCCAGTTCTTCCAGCTCCTGCCTTTCCATGCCGAGGTTAAGGCCGATCAGGATGGACAGCAGGCAGACATCGACAGAGTGGTGCAGGGTATAATCGTCAGCCTCCCACAACCGGTTCAACCGAAAGCCGACCTTCTCGTCGTGAATGACCGATGAAACGATATCGGCCGCCTGTTCCTGGACCGCCTTCTGATTGAAGACATGGCCTTCCCGGATGTCCAGGAAAACATCGCGCACCGTCTCGATCGCGGCGTGATAGAGATGAGCGGCTTCCTGATTTTTTTCCTGGAGCAGTTGGGCGGTCTCCTCGCCGTCCCCTTTCGCTTCAGGGGAACTCCGAGGTCTGGGAGCAGATGCTTTGTCGACGAGAAGACCAATTTCTTCCCATTTGCGAATTTGCGCAAAAAGCCGCTCGCTGACCTGGGTTCCCCGAGGAATCAAGAGGTGTCCCTGCAGGGAGTAGACATCCTGGCGCAGCACGTCGCCAACGCGGTACTGTTTTGATAACATCTCAACGAATCCCCCCAGAACGTGTCGATCGATCATCCTACCCTGTTTCCGATCTCTCGTTCTGTCACCGTTTTTCCATTTTATGCTTAGGGCAGAAATAGCGTCTTTTCCAATTTAAACAATCAAGAGATTTTTCACAATATTGTTTATTTCCATTAAAATCCGGATATCCCTGCTGAGACGCAAAAAAAAGCGCCGAAGTTTCAACACCGGCGCCGAAGGACTTAGATTCCTTATTCGGTATAGATTCCTTTCATGGACTCTGTCTGCTTGATTTACAGGGGTAGAGCCGCCCGCTACTCGTAACGAAGCGCCTCGATCGGATCCAGTTTGGCCGCCCGGTTGGCCGGGTAGAGGCTGAAGAAGATCCCGATCAGGCTGGAGACAGTGAAGGCCACGAGCAGCCCTGTCCAGGAAAAGGGGGCGTCGACACCGACAAAGTGGGCCAGCGCCCAACTGCCGCCGATGCCCACAAGGGCGCCGAGACTGCCGCCGAAGAGACAGAGGACGACGCCTTCCATCAAGAACTGAATGAGGATGTGCCGCCGCTCGGCGCCGAGCGCCTTGCGCAGGCCGATCTCCCTCGTCCGCTCTGTCACCGAGACGAGCATGATGTTCATGACGCCGATCCCGCCCACCAAGAGGGAGATGGCGGCCACACCGGAGAGGATGCCGGCGATGACGCCGGTCACCTTGTTCATATCCCCCATCGTTTCCTGGATGCTGTTGACACGGTAATGGTCTTTCGTGTGGTGGCGCCGGTTGAGCAGGCTTTTCGCCTTCTCCGTGGCGGCCGTGACGTCGCCCTCATCGCGGGTCGCCGCCTCGATGGAAAAAATGCGAGACCGGTCAAAGGCGAACTGAGCAAAGGTGATCGGCACGTAGGCTGTCAGATCCCGGCTTTGATCGAGGGCGAACTTATCCTGCTGATAGACGCCGATAATCGTGACCGTGCTGGCTTCTAACTTGACGGGCAGGCCCACCACATCGGTGTGGCCAAAGAGTTCTTTCGCCAGTTCCTTGCTGACAACGGCGACAGCCCGTGTGCCCGAGGCATCAGAGGCGTTGAGGGAACGCCCCTGGACGAGCTTCAGGTTTCGCTGGATGGAAAAGTAGGACTCGTTGACACCGTAAACAGAAGCCCGCTTTTTCGCTTTTTTCCCCTCAATGATGGTCTGAAACTGGTTCATCGGGCTGACATGGCTGAGTTCGGGAATCAGTTCCTTCAGGGCGGTCACATCTTCCATGGTGATGTCATCAATGTCGATGTCGGTGGTCTCATCGTTCCAATTCGGATAGATGGTGAAGGAAGTGGAACCGAACTTCTGGATCTGCTGCTTTAAGTAACTCTGTCCCGCCTCGCTGACGGTGATGACGGTGACCACCGCCGCAATGCCGATGACAAGCCCCAGGATCGTCAGGCCGGAGCGGAGTTTGTTGACACGGATCCCCTGCAAAGCGACCTTGAACAGTTCGAGGAGATTCATTCCGCCTCCCCCTTTCGCTGGGTGACGCGGCCGTCGCGGCAGGTGACCACCCTTTTGGCGTAGGCGGCGATGTCCGGTTCGTGGGTGATGATGATGATCGTCGTCCCCTCGGCGTTGAGTGCCTGGAAGATGTCCATGATTTCGATGCTGGTCTTGGAATCCAGGTTGCCTGTGGGCTCATCGGCCAGGAGGAGCAAGGGCCGGTTGACGAGCGCTCTGGCGATGGCAACGCGCTGTTTCTGTCCCCCTGACATTTCGTTGGGTTTGTGACGCATCCGCTCGGCCAAGCCGACACGAGTCAGCGCTTCTTCCGCCCGGCGGCGACGCTCCCTGGCGCCGAGACCGGCGTAGATCATGGGCAGTTCCACATTGGACAGCGCGTCGATGCGAGGCAGCAATTGAAAGTTTTGAAAGACAAAGCCGAGTTTTCCGTTGCGGATCCGGGCCAACTGACGGTCGTCAAGGGTCGCCACATCCAGGCCATCCAGGAGGTAGCGTCCCACCGTGGGGCGGTCCAGGCAGCCGAGGATGTTCATCAGCGTCGATTTGCCGGAGCCGGAAGGTCCCATGATGGCCAGGTAGTCGCCGGCATAGACGGATATGTTCACGTCTTTAAGAGCTTCCACGGCGACGGCGCCGGTCTGGTAGGTCTTGCCGACCCCTTCCAGGCACACGGAGGGGATCATCCCTTCACCCCCTGGCCGGGCGGGCGCACATTGGGCGGCAGGATCGTGACGGGCGTCCCCTCGAGCAAGTCCTCGGGCGGGTTCAGAATCAATTGATCACCGGCCTGAATGCCCGATTTCACTTCCACCATTATGTCGTTGGCCTTGCCGGTCACGACAGGACAGATGACGACCTTGCCATCGCGAACAACGAGGGCTTCTTTTCCGTTCCGTGATTCGCGAATCGCTTCATGGGGCGCCGTGAGCACCTGGGTCAGATGAGCCGCTTTGATGCGCAGATCCACATTGGTCCCCGGCCGGCCGACGCCCTCCGGGTTGTCCACTTCAACGGTGACGGGAACGGTCGTTTTTTCGGTCTGTTCTTTTTCCTTTGTCACCGCCTGAGGCGCGATGACCGTCACATTGCCGTTCAGTTGCTTGTCGCCCAGGGCCGGCCCGGTTACCTGAGCGGCCATGCCGATCCCGATCTGCGGGAGGTCAGCCTCACTGACATCGGCCTTGATCTTCAGCCGGTCGGTGCGACCGAGGACGGCGATCTTCGTCTCCGGCGCGATATAATCGCCGGGATCGACAGGGACCTCTAGGACCATGCCATCCATGGGCGCTTTGACGGCGCACTCATCAAGGTCGCGGGCCGCCGTCTCCCAATCCTGGCGTTTCAGCTGGATCTGGGCTTCTTTCAGTTTGATATCGGTCCCCAAGTCATTCGTCTCAATCGACTCAAGGTGCAGTTGATCGTTCCGGTATTGGGACGCCGAGTCCTCATAGGTATGTACAGCCTCATCGAGATCCTTTTTCGCGGCCGCGCCGCTGTCGAAGAGCGCCTGGGTGCGGTCGAGGTTCCTCTTGTTCAGTTCCATCTTCTTGCGGCTTTGCTCGGCTGTCTCTCGGGCTTTATCCCGCTCGTACAGGGCAGCCTGGCGGCTTTTGTCCAGGTTGAGTTGTTCCACTTGCAGGTTGACGCGGGCGTCCGATTCTTTGCGGCTCATGTCCTCTTTGTCGATCAGTGCCAGCACATCGCCGGCCTTGACCGTCTGTCCGGCTTCCACAAAGACCTTGACCAACTTACCTTTCACCCGAGCGGTGATGTTCTCCTTCGCATAGGGTTCGATTTTGCCGGAGACGACGACAGATACCTCCAAATCGCCTGCGGAAACCTCCCGTGCGCTCACGGGAACACCGGAGAGTTTTTGAGCCGGTCGCAGGGCCGCCCAGCCACCGCCTGCCACAGCGACGACCAGGATCCCTGCGATCAAGCGTTTGCGTGTCTTTCCGATTCCTTGCCAACGGGTTTTCAGTGACTGCAACAAGATGCCGATTCCTCTCTCTATTGATTTCTTTCTGGGCTTGATCAGCGACTCGAACATGTAGGAGCCGCTCCGTTGGAAGAGCCGCCCCTTCTCCTCCCTTGGGGTCGATCGATCACAGCGGAATCACCCGACGCGCCGCTGCCGCCGCCTCGTCGAGCACGTCTTTTTCGTCCATGGTCAACAGCCGTCGGTTGCCCATGACGACCTTGCCGTCGATCAGCACGGTGTCCACGTCAGCGCCGTTGGCGCCATAAGCCAGCAGGGCGCAAAGGTCGTTTTGCGGGAACAGGTGCGGTTTGTTCATGTCGATCAGGATGAGGTCAGCCCGCTTGCCCGGCTCAATCGTCCCGATTTGATGGTCCAGCCCCAGCGCCCGGGCGCCTTCGATGGTGGCCATGCGCAATACCTGGTACGCTGTCAGCGCCGTCGGATCGCCGGTGCGGTTTTTTTGGAGCCAGGCGGCCGCCTTGATCGTTTCAAAAAGATCGAGTGTCGTGGCGCTGCCCGCCCCGTCGGTGCCCAGGGCGACCGTGACGCCTTTGTCGCCCAGTTCGAGGACGGGCGCGACGCCACAGCCAAGCTTTAGGTTGCTGACCGGGTTATGGGAAATGCCGCCACGCAGCCCTTTCAGGAGGTGGATGTCGTCGCGGGACAGGTTGACGGCGTGGGCCAGCAGGACATGGTGTTCGGCGAACAATCCCAGATCAGCCAGGTAGCGGACAGGCGATTTGCCATAGCGATCAAACATCTGATCCACTTCCTCCACCGTCTCCGAGAGGTGGATATGGACGGCCGCCTGCAATTCCTTCGCCAGGGCCATGACGGCCTGCAACTTGTCGGGCGGGCAGGTGTAGGGGGCATGGGGACCGACCATGGCGGTGATCCGCCCGTCCGCTTGGCCATGCCAGTTGTCGAAGAGCCGGCGGGTGGCCTCCATGCGCCGCTCAGCTTGGTTGTCGATGAAAAGCAGCCCCTGGCAGAGGGAGGCCCGCATGCCCGAATCGCAGACGGCTCGGGCCACATCGTCCATGTAAAAGTACATGTCGGCAAAGGTCGTCGTGCCTGATTTGATCATCTCCGCCGCCGCCAGCATAGCGCCGGCGTACACGGCGTCGCCATCCAGTCGCTCCTCGGCGGGCCAGATCTTCTCGCTCAGCCACTCCATCAGGCGGAGGTCGTCGGAATAGCCGCGAAAGAGCGCCATCGCCGCATGGTTGTGGCAGTTAATCAATCCAGGCATGACGATCATTCCCGTCGCGTCGATGACGGTGACGGCGTCAGAGCAGTCAAGGGCTTGATTCTCGGCAACCATGCTATCGCTCGGGCGGATCGCCTGGATCAAGGAGCCTTCAATGCAGATATCCCCCTCCAGGATCTGCGGCGTCTCTGTCGCCATCGTCAAAATCCGCGCGTTTTTGATCAGGATTTGGTTCAACCGATGCGCCTCCCTTTCTCAGCTATTCACCACCAGAACGCTCCAGCCAAAAGCGCCCTAATCTTTAGACGCTTGAGCGAGCAATAAAGTTACAAAAAAGCGCCTCCTCCATCCTTTATTTCATCAAACTTGACTTAACGATTGCCCCACCTT comes from Heliomicrobium gestii and encodes:
- a CDS encoding NAD(P)H-dependent oxidoreductase is translated as MNHLILYAHPNPKSFNAAILDTTVSKLESKGHTVVVRDLYKMNFNPLLQGSDFELFQSGKKPADVEQEHGYIGSADVITLIYPIWWTGMPAILKGYIERVFCYGFAYQYSEEGFPVGLLTGKKGFIINTQGTPCELYDSTGMTEALKKTSDTGILAFCGLESVGHLFFGAVPTVDDSARQAMLKELKSTLTELF
- a CDS encoding NUDIX hydrolase, whose product is MNPFPLRNKAGLTEAEFLDRYNPDQYKNPSVTVDVLVFTVTSEAEQNERKVPGKELKLLMIKRADHPYIGHVAFPGGFVGEQESLDDAARRELEEETKVAGLYLEQLYTWGDPKRDPRKRIISTSYVSLVDSSNLGVEAGDDASDARWYVVKTKEELAKRVEQDKGYVMESLQRVSLESDVDQVSALVKVTKSVQGRYVSVEREVIERDGIAFDHAAVILYAIDHLKKKIEWTDVAFQLVPERFTLEELQQVYELILGKEIGIADLRRKIAPMVIETNQKKTDAAHRPAQFFRFNPNWNADEQ
- a CDS encoding HD-GYP domain-containing protein, which translates into the protein MLSKQYRVGDVLRQDVYSLQGHLLIPRGTQVSERLFAQIRKWEEIGLLVDKASAPRPRSSPEAKGDGEETAQLLQEKNQEAAHLYHAAIETVRDVFLDIREGHVFNQKAVQEQAADIVSSVIHDEKVGFRLNRLWEADDYTLHHSVDVCLLSILIGLNLGMERQELEELAVGAILHDVGKIYIPRSVLNKKSALNGKEFEMIKKHPVFGVKYFQETGMDLTDAQLYCVLQHHEHCDGTGYPQGLRYPRIHLYARVVAVADVFSALTAERPHRASMDQLHAVDILCRQSRSHLDLHIVSVLIERLRELLLHMRVRLSTGDEGYVVDFLESSPLQPTVLVTQDAFGRKVVSPYLVHLRHEKELSLQEILPGS
- a CDS encoding ABC transporter permease, giving the protein MNLLELFKVALQGIRVNKLRSGLTILGLVIGIAAVVTVITVSEAGQSYLKQQIQKFGSTSFTIYPNWNDETTDIDIDDITMEDVTALKELIPELSHVSPMNQFQTIIEGKKAKKRASVYGVNESYFSIQRNLKLVQGRSLNASDASGTRAVAVVSKELAKELFGHTDVVGLPVKLEASTVTIIGVYQQDKFALDQSRDLTAYVPITFAQFAFDRSRIFSIEAATRDEGDVTAATEKAKSLLNRRHHTKDHYRVNSIQETMGDMNKVTGVIAGILSGVAAISLLVGGIGVMNIMLVSVTERTREIGLRKALGAERRHILIQFLMEGVVLCLFGGSLGALVGIGGSWALAHFVGVDAPFSWTGLLVAFTVSSLIGIFFSLYPANRAAKLDPIEALRYE
- a CDS encoding ABC transporter ATP-binding protein, translating into MIPSVCLEGVGKTYQTGAVAVEALKDVNISVYAGDYLAIMGPSGSGKSTLMNILGCLDRPTVGRYLLDGLDVATLDDRQLARIRNGKLGFVFQNFQLLPRIDALSNVELPMIYAGLGARERRRRAEEALTRVGLAERMRHKPNEMSGGQKQRVAIARALVNRPLLLLADEPTGNLDSKTSIEIMDIFQALNAEGTTIIIITHEPDIAAYAKRVVTCRDGRVTQRKGEAE
- a CDS encoding coiled-coil domain-containing protein, whose protein sequence is MKRFTARAFFDGLNHTLGKEAKEALAGLEFRVKAELLTERMPIGQACLWSVLDEEGRTMYWMVPENLASRLRPGMVVTAVGHPVVWPSSKRGKRLEWLQVKNLEPIAAGDMPRRLRAKGMAAEGLLGRRPRREWPVDAARGSVRVHMVIGEKDAALLGLRHQLQQGRRFQLRLHTADMNKADEVASAITKAARAGGQFLLLVQQEADDFLLFDDQAVLRALAQNGLYTILVQPDCKVKPFGYWRVDEWLDNPHLAVQRIVSRCWSIWKGPRETTRLKEAVLDQTQKDRSRFASELSRLRRENSDLTAQLAAASPQRVEELEQRLDQIEGELKRSEERRRVALNQLFDLEKERDDLQRKASLLEGGGIVPEAPPDVAAEVEKVRRKEEFRRMLVEEERDRLEAENKRLLARLEETEPLVLEELRQKASTSEMELGRSEERREQLSEFLFLLEQENRELKGRLGFREELDAPPEGRPRSPEEALIVGKARLYEEIHDLLIKEELERLQREVKGLHDLIDSCSPALLTSLRDELEITRAQLEHSEALREELQKGQESMRQELRQVRQSPMAGGGGEPNVDERPSRRDVSDFVAGLPDASMARLRGDAGDGSRPYPVDESGKLQTGQPGESSEQEQTDDLLGKAVEFLRHGFRLGRRR
- a CDS encoding efflux RND transporter periplasmic adaptor subunit; this encodes MLQSLKTRWQGIGKTRKRLIAGILVVAVAGGGWAALRPAQKLSGVPVSAREVSAGDLEVSVVVSGKIEPYAKENITARVKGKLVKVFVEAGQTVKAGDVLALIDKEDMSRKESDARVNLQVEQLNLDKSRQAALYERDKARETAEQSRKKMELNKRNLDRTQALFDSGAAAKKDLDEAVHTYEDSASQYRNDQLHLESIETNDLGTDIKLKEAQIQLKRQDWETAARDLDECAVKAPMDGMVLEVPVDPGDYIAPETKIAVLGRTDRLKIKADVSEADLPQIGIGMAAQVTGPALGDKQLNGNVTVIAPQAVTKEKEQTEKTTVPVTVEVDNPEGVGRPGTNVDLRIKAAHLTQVLTAPHEAIRESRNGKEALVVRDGKVVICPVVTGKANDIMVEVKSGIQAGDQLILNPPEDLLEGTPVTILPPNVRPPGQGVKG
- a CDS encoding amidohydrolase gives rise to the protein MNQILIKNARILTMATETPQILEGDICIEGSLIQAIRPSDSMVAENQALDCSDAVTVIDATGMIVMPGLINCHNHAAMALFRGYSDDLRLMEWLSEKIWPAEERLDGDAVYAGAMLAAAEMIKSGTTTFADMYFYMDDVARAVCDSGMRASLCQGLLFIDNQAERRMEATRRLFDNWHGQADGRITAMVGPHAPYTCPPDKLQAVMALAKELQAAVHIHLSETVEEVDQMFDRYGKSPVRYLADLGLFAEHHVLLAHAVNLSRDDIHLLKGLRGGISHNPVSNLKLGCGVAPVLELGDKGVTVALGTDGAGSATTLDLFETIKAAAWLQKNRTGDPTALTAYQVLRMATIEGARALGLDHQIGTIEPGKRADLILIDMNKPHLFPQNDLCALLAYGANGADVDTVLIDGKVVMGNRRLLTMDEKDVLDEAAAAARRVIPL